The sequence GCATCCCGATGGTCTACGCGATCGTCGGCGGGCAGCCGATCGACGCCTTCTCCGGGGTGGTGCCGGAGGCCCAGCTGCGCCAGTGGATCCAGGCCGTGCTGAAGGCCGGCGGGGTCAGCGTCGCCGCACCGGAGGACCCGCGCCTCGCCGAGGCGGACGACGCCCTGATGAGCGGCGACCTCGACGCGGCCGAGCGGGCGTACCGGAAGATCCTGGCCGAGTCCCCGGCGGACGCGGCGGCGGAGGCGGGCCTCGCCCAGGTCGGGTTGGCCCGCCGGGTGGCCGGCGCCGACCCGCAGGCGGCGCTCGACAAGGCGGCGGCCGCACCGGACGATGTCGACGCCCAGCTGCTGGCCGCCGACATCGAGGTGCTCAGCGGCCTGGCCGAGCAGGCATACCAGCGCCTGGTCGGGCTGGTCCGCCGGACCGCCGGCGACGACCGGGAAAAGGTACGCCAGCACCTGGTCGGCCTCTTCACCATCGCCGGTCCGGACGATCCCGCCGTGGCGTCGGCCCGACGCGCCCTGGCCAGCGCCCTGTTCTGAGTTCCTAGCACGCCAGCGCGGGCCGGCGGACCGGCCGGCCCGCCCGACCACCGAGGACGGGAGCCCATGATGCGCCGGATCGCCGTCCTCGACGCCCCGACCAACCTCGGGCTGCGCCCGCCCACCCTCACCTCGGTTCCGGGCTGCGCCAAGGCACCCGGCGCGCTGCGCGACCACGGCCTGCTCGCCCGGCTGCGGGCCCGGGACGCCGGCTGCCTCACCCCGCCCCGGTACGAACCCGGCGACTGGCGGCCCGGCGACGGGGTCTGCCACGCCCGGGAGATCTCCGGCTACTCCGTGGCGCTGGCCGACCGGATCGGCGCGATCATCGATCGAGGTGAGTTCCCCCTGGTGCTCGGCGGGGACTGCTCGGTGCTGCTCGGCTCGGCGCTCGCCATGCACCGGCTCGGCGAGGCGGTCGGCGGCCGGATCGGGCTGGTCTTCGTCGACGGGCACTCCGACTTCCGGCACCCCGGCAACGCCTCCTACGTGGGCGCGGCCGCGGGCGAGGACCTGGCCCTGGTCACCGGCCGGGGGCAGGCGGACCTGGCCGCCATCGAGGGGCGGCGCCCGTACTTCCGGGACATCGACGTGGTGGTGCTCGGCATCCGGGCGCAGGACGAGTATCGGCTCGACCTCCAGGCCGCCGGCATCATCACCCGACCGGTGCCGGCCCTGCGGGCCGAGGGCGCGGCCCGCACCGCTCAGTGGGCGCACGAGCAGCTGGCCGACTGTGCCGGCTACTGGGTGCACGTCGACGTGGACGTGCTCGACCCGGCGGTGATGCCCGCCGTGGACGCGCCCGACCCGGGCGGCATCGCCTTCGCCGAGCTGGAGATCCTGCTCGCCGGCCTGGTGGACACTCCGCACTGCCTCGGTGTCGAGCTGACCGTGTTCGACCCCGACTACGACCCGGACGGGACGTACGCCGCCGAGATCGTCAACACGGTGGTGGCCGGGCTCGCGCCGGTCAGGGCGCCCGGGGCGCGGCCGCGGCTGCTGCCGTCCGGCCCGGCCGCCCCGTCGCCGCGTCCGGGCAACGGTCACCTCACCTCGCGTGCCCGGGACCGGGGAGTGACCAGCCTGCCGAGCCCCGGCACCGCGGCGGAGCCGATGGGCGCGGAGGGGTTCTCCGCCGACCCCGCCTGAGCTTGGTCGTGCGCACGGACCAATCGATGACCGGTCACCGAGCGGCGAGGCCGCGGAGGAAGCGGTCGGCGATCGGCACGGCGCTGGCCGTGCTCGGCCCGCCCTGCTCCACGAAGACCGCGAACGCCACGTCGCCCTGCCACCCGACGAACCAGGCGTGGGTGTGCGCCGGGTTGTTGTCGTACTCGGCGGTCCCGGTCTTGCCGTACACCGGCTCGCCGGGGACGCCCTTCAGGGCACTGGCCGTGCCGCCGGTGACCACCGCGCGCATCATCGTCTTCAGCGCCGCCACGGATTCGGTCTTCAGCGCCGGGCCGGCCGGGGCGGGCTTCGCCGGCGCGGGGTCGACCACCAGCTTCGGCTGCTCCCAGTGCCCCCGGGCCACGGCGGCGGTGGCGGCGGCCATGGCCAGCGGGCTGACCACGGTGGTGCCCTGGCCGATCGCGGCGGCGGCCTGCTCGGTGGCCCCGCCGTTGGCGGAGACCGAGCCGGTGAAGACCTCCGCGCCCAGGTCCCACTCCGCCTCCAGGCCGAGCGTACGGCCGGTGGTGGCGAGACCGTCCGGCCCGAGCTTCGGCGCCAGGGCCACGAAGGCGGTGTTGCAGGACTTCGCGAAGTCGGTGGTGAACGGCACCGCCCCCAGCTCGAAGTCGTCGGAGTTCTTGAACGAGCGGCCGTCCACCTCGGCCCTCTTCGGGCAGTTGACCGTCGCCTCCGGGGTGACCGCCCCGCGATCGAGCAGGGCGAGCGCGCTGACCACCTTGAACGTCGAGCCGGGCGGCACCTGGGCGGTGAAGGCGAGGTTCTCGCCGGCCGGGCCGGGGCCGTTGGCGGCGGCCAGCACCGCGCCGTCGCTGATCCGGACGGCCACCAGGGCGGAGCGCCGGGCCTGGCCACGCAGCGCCGCGTCGGCGGCGTTCTGGGCGGCCACGTCGAGGGTGGTCTTCAGCGGCTGACCGGCCCGGGGCTCGCTGCGGAACACCTCGATGTCGGTGGGGTTGGTGGTGCCCTCGGGGGCGGGACGCTCGATGAGCACGGCCTGGCCGGGGACGCCGCGCAGCCGGTCGTCGTACCGGCCCTGGAGGCCGCCGTGGCCGACCAGGTCGCCCCGGACGTACCTGTCCGGGTGGGCCGTGAGATCGTCGGCCTGCGCCGGGTCGACCGAGCCGAGCAGGGCCCGGGCGAACTCCCGGGTCGGCGCCAGGTCGAGCTTGTCGGCCTGGAACTTCGTGCCGGGCAGGTCGTAGATCCGGGGCTTGATCTGCCGGTACGCCTCGTCCCGCAGGGTCACCACCTCGACGAATGCGCCCGGATCGGCCTCGCTGAGGCGCTTGGGCAGGTCGGCGAGGTCGACCGGTGGGACGAGCGCGGGCCGGATCGCCTTGAACGCCCCGTCGAGCTGTTTGACCAGCGCCTTCACGTCGGTCACCTCGCTGGGCTGCACGCCCACCCGGACCACCGGCCGGGGCGTGACGATCGGGGCGCCGGCATTGTCCAGCACGCCGGCCCGGGGCGCGGCGTCGCGGCGCAGCGCGAGCCGATCGCCCTTCTCCAGCTTCTCCTGGACGACGGAGGGCTCCCAGATCACCTGCCAGCGGTCGTCCTCGCCGTGCCGGAGGCGTACCGGGCTCTCATAGGCCCAGCGGAGCTGGCCCGGAAGCGTCCAGGTCACCTGGATCCGGGCGGTGGCGAGGTCGGCGGTGATCTTCGCGTCGCCGACCCGGCTGAGCTCGGGCGGGGTGGCGGCCAGTTCGCCGGAGAGCGCCCTGATCTCCTTCGCCACCTCGTCGGCCGGGACGCGGGCGCCGGTCGGGTCGATGAAGCCGACCGCGTGCAGGTCGCCGGAGCGCCAGCCCTTCAGGAACGCCTCGACGCTGCTCTCCGGCCCGTCCTCGCCGGAGCACCCGGTCAGCGCGCCCGCCGCCAGCGCGGCGGCGGCCAGCGCCGCGACGAGGGGGCGGCGGCGAGACCGGCGGTGGCGAACGGGGTACGACATCAGCATCAAGGAGTCCCTCCGGTGCGAAACTGCCCTGCACCGTAGTACGCCGGGCCCGTCTCCACCGCCCGCCAGCACCCCCGACGTGCCCAAAGACGCAGGTGTGGCAGGGTGATGAACATCCCGAGCCGGGGTACTCCGCGACCGGCCGACCACGGACCCGCAACAGGTGAATGGACACAGTCCCGAACCGGACGTCCGGCCAGTGGTCCGCCGACGAACGGGCAGAGCGGTAGGGCCTAGGCTGGGCGGGAGAGTGACCCACAACGCGGTGGGTCGAGGGGAGTGGCACCGATGGACCGGCGTCCGGCGACTAAACCGGGACCCGACCTCCGGCAGGTTGATACCAGCCGGGTAGATGACAGCTTCGATTCGGCGACCGACGGGGACGGTTTCGGC comes from Micromonospora viridifaciens and encodes:
- a CDS encoding tetratricopeptide repeat protein, yielding MSDPRITSSIFTRGAVDLSALRSAAPTPAPAKAGPPAGAPGGAVGGVSVIDVTEATFQSEVLERSLTTPVVVDFWAEWCEPCKQLSPVLERLAVEGGGAWVLAKVDVDANPRIAQMFRVQGIPMVYAIVGGQPIDAFSGVVPEAQLRQWIQAVLKAGGVSVAAPEDPRLAEADDALMSGDLDAAERAYRKILAESPADAAAEAGLAQVGLARRVAGADPQAALDKAAAAPDDVDAQLLAADIEVLSGLAEQAYQRLVGLVRRTAGDDREKVRQHLVGLFTIAGPDDPAVASARRALASALF
- a CDS encoding arginase family protein, whose translation is MMRRIAVLDAPTNLGLRPPTLTSVPGCAKAPGALRDHGLLARLRARDAGCLTPPRYEPGDWRPGDGVCHAREISGYSVALADRIGAIIDRGEFPLVLGGDCSVLLGSALAMHRLGEAVGGRIGLVFVDGHSDFRHPGNASYVGAAAGEDLALVTGRGQADLAAIEGRRPYFRDIDVVVLGIRAQDEYRLDLQAAGIITRPVPALRAEGAARTAQWAHEQLADCAGYWVHVDVDVLDPAVMPAVDAPDPGGIAFAELEILLAGLVDTPHCLGVELTVFDPDYDPDGTYAAEIVNTVVAGLAPVRAPGARPRLLPSGPAAPSPRPGNGHLTSRARDRGVTSLPSPGTAAEPMGAEGFSADPA
- a CDS encoding penicillin-binding transpeptidase domain-containing protein; the protein is MLMSYPVRHRRSRRRPLVAALAAAALAAGALTGCSGEDGPESSVEAFLKGWRSGDLHAVGFIDPTGARVPADEVAKEIRALSGELAATPPELSRVGDAKITADLATARIQVTWTLPGQLRWAYESPVRLRHGEDDRWQVIWEPSVVQEKLEKGDRLALRRDAAPRAGVLDNAGAPIVTPRPVVRVGVQPSEVTDVKALVKQLDGAFKAIRPALVPPVDLADLPKRLSEADPGAFVEVVTLRDEAYRQIKPRIYDLPGTKFQADKLDLAPTREFARALLGSVDPAQADDLTAHPDRYVRGDLVGHGGLQGRYDDRLRGVPGQAVLIERPAPEGTTNPTDIEVFRSEPRAGQPLKTTLDVAAQNAADAALRGQARRSALVAVRISDGAVLAAANGPGPAGENLAFTAQVPPGSTFKVVSALALLDRGAVTPEATVNCPKRAEVDGRSFKNSDDFELGAVPFTTDFAKSCNTAFVALAPKLGPDGLATTGRTLGLEAEWDLGAEVFTGSVSANGGATEQAAAAIGQGTTVVSPLAMAAATAAVARGHWEQPKLVVDPAPAKPAPAGPALKTESVAALKTMMRAVVTGGTASALKGVPGEPVYGKTGTAEYDNNPAHTHAWFVGWQGDVAFAVFVEQGGPSTASAVPIADRFLRGLAAR